The Pseudoalteromonas sp. N1230-9 genome segment AAAAACAGCATATTGGTCAGGTGCAAGTGGGTGTATGGCCAGAGCAATTGAAGCAGCAGGTTGACGGTATTCTTTAAGTTAACGCTTTTAGTTAAAAAGAGGCTTTAAACCTCTTTTTAACTTGTTTTGAACTCAACTTCGATTTTATTTTCTTCCAGCTTCACTTTACAAGGCGGGTATTGGCGATTAGTTCGTAATACTTTGTCAAAAATATGAATTTCGACTCCTGAGTGAAGCGCTTTATTCACGACCAATTCGGCATCTTCGAGTAAGTCATGCAGATGGTGTTCTAAGCTTGATAGCTTTTTCTCTAATTGTTCGGCTTGTTGACAATAATGGTTTTGTGTCGCGCCTATTTTTGCGAGTAAAAGCTTTTTCTTTTCAGCATCTTTGACTTGATCTGCTTTTTCAATGGCTTCTTGCAATGTATCAAGCTGAGAGTCTGTTTGTGCGAGGTCTTTTAAACATTGGTCGGTTTCTGCTGTCACATCGGCGCCTGATGCGGCAAGGTTTACAACCATTTTAGCCCCTGATTCGTTGCCAATTTCACCAGCAAGAATTATTTGCGCATCGAGGATTTCTCCGCCAAATAACTTACCTTGCGGGTTATCTTCTTGGCCAACTTGCAACAGCTTTTTGGCTTTCATGATACAGTGGCTCGATTGGCGCTCTATAATAATATTATTGGCTTCTAAGTAACTATATTGGCCGTGTGATAGGTGAATATCACCTTGGCTAATAATATTACATGATAGCGTTTTATCATCGAGCTGATGACCAATCACACCTTGCTTAATGGTTATATCGCCAATAGCTGATAGATGACCAGATTCAACTGTTCCCATCACTGTAATATCACCTTTGGCATTTATACGCATGCCAGGTTCGACATTGTGAGTGACAATAACACTTCCTTCAAAATCAACATGACCACTTTTAACGTTTACGTCAGCAATAGTGAAAATATCATCGACACGCATGCCATTAGCAATATCCACTGGCACGCCTGAAATTGCCGAAACTAATTCTAGTGGGTTATTTTTTGAAATCTCTGTGCCTTCGCCTGCAACAAGTGCGCTGCTTTCACCTGCTTTTGCGGGTAGCACATCGCCAGTGACGGTAAATCCCTCTTTACCAGGGGTCGCGGGAATTTGTTTTACCAATAATACACCCGGTTCAACACTGGCTAATTTACCAAAGTCGCGCATATCAACGGTGCCATCTTCGCGCAGTGTTGGCTTTTTCAATCGGTCTTTTAATGTTTCAACTTGTGGTACTAGCTTAGATGGCTGCCCATCAACAGGTAAACGGCCTTTTGCTACGACACCTTTTACCTTTTCTCCCGCAGGAAGCTCAAGTTGTTGTTGCAATAGCTTTTCTAAGTAGGCTTGTTTATAACCACGTGCGACACCTGCTTTGATTAGCTCTTTTTTGGCGTTTTCTAGGCTCATGATTGTGCCACCTTCGGCAAGGGTTAACTCGCCTGTAGCCAGCATTTTGTCATCACTGAGTGTTATTTCGAGGCTTGCATCATGCTTTGAAGCAACAACAAGCGTACGCTCTTTCATATCGGTTTTGAAAAAGTTGTTGATGGCATCATGATCCACTCTGCATTCACAGAAAGATGACTTCTCTAGTGCCTCAATGATAAAGGCAGCACTAGGTGGTGAGTGTTCATGAACATCCAATAAGATGTTTCCGTTATGAGCCAGCTTAAACACGTGGAGATCCTTTTATACTACGATAGCTAAAGGTATATATTTCTGATTAAAACTAGAGTTATTAACACAGATTGCTAGAGAATTGCTTTTGAGTCAAGAGTTTCGGCTGAGAGATATGGGGATTTTTATAATAAAGTGCCAGCTATAAAAATAGCTGGCACGACAGATCAAAAGTGGCGATTAGTTTGTAGAAGGTAGCTCCATAATGCCATCAATCTCGACTTGTACACCTTTTGGTAATGCACGAACACCAATTGCTGCACGTGCTGGGTAAGGTTGTTTGAAGTATTGGCTCATCACGTCGTTAACAATCGCGAAATTAGATAGGTCAGTTAAGAAGATATTAACCTTAACCATGTCTTGAATTTGGCCGCCGGCAGCTTGACATACAGCCGTTAAATTTTTAAATACTTGATGAGTTTGCTCAGTAAAGTCTTCTGAAATCACTTCCATTGTTTCTGGTACAAGTGGAATTTGGCCTGATAAATAAACGGCCGTGCCTACTTTAACAGCTTGGCTGTAAGTGCCAATTGCAGCAGGTGCATTATCAGTAGAAATAAAAGATTTGTTCATGATTATCCTTGTTACTTTTTACGATAGACTCGCTGTACATCAGGCATCACACGAATGCGACGCATGATATTGGCAACGTGAACACGATTTTTCACTGTAATGCCTAAGTCTATCATGTATAAATTACTTTCTTTTTCGTCGGTTGCTATCTCGACAATGTTTGCTTGGGTTGAAGCCACAACATTGGTAAGTTTAGCGAGTGCACCCTGATGATTAATTATCTCAATCCGAAGGGCTGCAATGTATTCTTTTTCTGGGTTGTCATCCCATTTCACAACCAAGTATTTAGAGCGTTCTTTCTCCCAACCGCGAATGTTTTTACATTCTTGGCGGTGAACGGTAAGGCCCTTACCTTGACTGATATGAGCAGTGATAGCATCTCCTGGTACAGGGCGACAGCATTTAGAGTAGTTAACTAACATGCCTTCGGTACCGATGATGGTTGCTTTGGCTTTCTTAGCGATATCGTTTAAGTCGTCGGTTTCTTCTTGTACTAGACGTTTTGCGATAAGTACACTCATTAGATTGCCAGAACCAATTTCAACAAGTAACTCTAGAACAGTATTTAGCTCATGCTCTGTTAGGACGCGTTGAATGTTCTCGTCTGGAATATCATCCAGTTTATGTTCGCCAAGGGCTGAATCCAGTAATCGACGGCCAAGTAACATTGCTTCTTCGTGTTGCTGGCTCTTCAGGTAATTACGAATACCAAGGCGCGCTTTTCCAGTGACGACAAAGTTTAGCCATGTCGCATTAGGATGTGCGCCTGAGCTGGTTATCACTTCCACGGTTTGACCCGTATCAAGCGCTTTGCTCAGTGGGTGAGGCTTACGGTTTACGCGAGCTCCAACACAAGTATTACCAACATCAGTATGAACCGCATAGGCAAAGTCAACAGCCGTTGCGCCCATAGGCAGCTCTACAATTCGGCCATCAGGGGTAAATACATAAATTTCTTCAGGGAATAGCTCTGTTTTAACGTTTTCAACAAACTCAAAAGACGAGCCTGCACTTTGCTGAAGCTCCAGTAAGCTTTGCATCCATTGGCGTGCACGTTGCTGTGCGGTATGGCCTGCGCTATCACCGGCTTTTTTATACATCCAATGAGCGGCAACCCCTTTGTCGGCCATATGATCCATGTCGTGGGTACGAATTTGAATCTCAACAGGAATACCATGTGGGCCAACTAATGAAGTATGAAGTGATTGATAACCATTGGTTTTTGGCACCGCAATGTAATCTTTAAAGCGGGTTTCGATTGGCTTGTAAAGGTTATGAGCAACACCTAACACGCGATAACAGGTATCCATGCTATCTACGTTAATGCGAAACGCATAAATATCCATCACTTCATTAAACGACAGCTCTTTATTAAGCATCTTTTTGTAAATGCTGTAGAGGTGTTTTTCGCGACCTGAAATAGTGGCGTCGATACCTGCTTCTTCTAAGCGTGCTTCAATTTCACTTTTAATGTTACTGATGACTTCTTTTCGATTACCGCGAGCTTTTACCACTTCAGATTTTAAAGCACGATGACGCATTGGGTAGAGTGCCTGAAAGCCTAAATCTTCCAGTTCATTTTTAATATCATGAATACCTAAACGGTTAGCGATTGGCGCATAAATTTCGAGTGTTTCGCGGGCAATACGACGGCGTTTGTCGGGACGAAGTGCGCCTAAAGTGCGCATATTATGTGTTCGGTCAGCAAGCTTGATCAAGATAACACGAATATCTTGAGTCATGGCCATAATCATTTTGCGATAATTTTCAGCTTGGAATTCTTTTTTATCTTTAAAGCTGAGCTTATCGAGCTTACTTACCCCTTCTACTAGTTCGGCGACAGTATCACCAAATATTTCGGCTAAATCTTGTTGACTAAAATCGGTATCTTCAATCACATCATGCATCAGGGCTGCCATGAGTGTTTCGTGATCTAAATGCATACCAGCAAGAATTTGTGTCACTTCGACGGGGTGGGTAATGTAGGGCTCGCCGCTTGAGCGAGTTTGCCCTTCGTGGGCTTCACGAGCTACCACGTAGGCTTTTTGTACCAGCTCTATATCAGCAGGCGACAAATATTCGGAAATTTTCTTTTTCAGACCTTCAAAAAGATACAAAGTCACACTCCAATGCGCTAATGAAGTAAATCGGTAACGGTATGAATAGAATATACGATGAAAAGAAGGGCTTGCCAACGGCTAGTGCAGAAATACTAGCCGTATAGCGAAATCAAAGCGGGGAGCTTGATTATTGGTTACCACCAACGATAGCAGCAACAGCAGCCATTTCAGCGGCTTCTTGGTGTTGTTGTTCTTCACGGTCAATTAAGTCCATTGAAGAGCTGTCAACTAACCCTTTTTCAATTTCACGTAAAGCAATGACTGTCGGTTTGTCATTTTCAGCATCAACAAGTGGATCTTTACCACCTACTGCGATTTGGCGGGCACGACGAGCCGCAACTAAAATTAAGTCAAAACGATTACCAATTGCATCTACTGCATCTTCAACAGTTACGCGAGCCATCTTAGCACTCCAAATAAATTTTTAAGCAAAGGCGTAGTTTACTGTACCAAGTTACATTCGCCAATAGCTTGTGGTTAATTTTTATCTTTATTACCTAAAATTGTATTATTTAAGTAAGGCGTTCAATAATTCTTGATGGCGAATAGTTTGGCTTTTGAGTGACAAACGTTTTGCCATTACAATTGTTTCGATTTCAGCAAGCGCAGTATCAAAGTCATCATTCACAACCACATAATCATATTCATTATAGTGGGATGTTTCAGATTGTGCCTTTGCCATTCTGCCAGCGATTACCTCAGCAGAGTCTTGACCACGGTTATTTAAACGTGATTCAAGCTCTTCTTTAGACGGCGGAAGAATGAAGATGGTTTCAACATCATCCACTAATTTGCGGATTTGCTGAGCACCTTGCCAATCGATATCTAAAAATACATCAATGCCAGCGTCGAGCTGAGTTTCAATCGCTTTTTTAGAGGTGCCGTAATAATTATCGAAAACTTGCGCCCATTCAAAGAAATCATTCTTGTCAATCAGTGCTTTAAACTCCTCAACCGACACAAAATGATAATGCACACCGTTTTCTTCGCCAGGGCGAGGTGAACGCGTTGTGTGTGAAACCGATACCTTCATATCGCTGTGTTTGTTTAGTAATGCACTAATTAAGCTTGATTTACCTGCACCTGAAGGGGCCGATAAGATAAATAAATTTCCGCGAGTTTGCGCCATGATCTGTCTCTATTGAAAATAAATAGGCTCGGACTATCGCTAATCCAAGCCTTTAATTTATCTATTGTACTTTATTTCGTTAAAAGTGCTCAAGTTTCAGGAATTACTCGTCTTCATTTTCAGGGACTGCCTGCTCCTCACCTTTGTGCTTTGTGGTATCAGATGTAGCTTGCTCACTCGGGGTGTTGGTTTGTTCCGTTGGTTTAGTCGTGTCTTGCCCACCACAGGCTCCGCAACAACTCATATGTTTCTCCTTTATTTTATTGTACAAGCGGACTGCTGCTGACATTAAAGTCGAAGCCTTCAATATCGGCGTCAGCAATTAATAGTTGGATATATTGCGCTATGGCTTTGCGCTCTACTTTCTTATTCAGGTAGTCCTCAATACGTGACTTCACGGCTTCAAAAGGCAGCTGTAGCCCAGGCTCTTTATGGTCAACATAAACAAGGTGATAACCAAAGCGGGTTTCAATAGGGTGAGCAATTAAGCCAACCTCAGCACTGAATACTTGGCGTTCAAACTCACTGACGGTCTGCCCTTTTGTTATTTGACCAAGTTGGCCACCTAATTGAGCTGAATCACATTTTGAATTTTGCTGTGCAAGCTCACTAAAAGAAGCGCCTTCAGAAAGTGCACTTAGTAGGCTTTCAGCTTGATTAAGCGCATTGCTGCGCGCCTTTTCATCACTACTTGGTGCTGCAAGTAAAATATGTTTTGCTGCAATCAGTGGGGGAGTGGTGAATTTTGTTTTATTTTGTTGATAATAATGTTCGCACTCAGTCGCACTAGCACGGGGTAATTGCACTTCTGCTACGATGAGTTTTTCGAGCAATTTATTTTGGCGTTGCTCGTCGGTGTCTGAAGCGTGCGTATCTAGATTGATATTTAGCGCTTGTGCGCGTTGTTGTAACAATTCGCCAATGATCAAACTCTGTGCTGCTTCTACCATTGCAGCGCGATGATCGTCGGCTGGGTGATACTGCATTTCATTAAGAATTTGTGTTTCGCTAATAGTATGTTGATTAACGTTAATCATATCGACCTCGCGGGGGATGCCCTGTCGAAACAGGGCATGATCTGGTTAAGATTTGCTACGAACCACTTGGTAGTTACGGCTTAAGTATTGTACTGGTACGCTGGCAATATGAACTAAGCGACTAAATGGGAATACCACAAATAATGTCATGCCGAGTGCAACATGCAGTTTATAAATCCAATGAACTTGTGTAATTGCTGCAGTGGCTTCGGTTAAATCAAAGGTCACAATGTTTTGTGCCCAGCTCATTAGTAGCAGCATTTCTGTACCGTCTAAATGGTTTGCTGAGACAAAAATTGATAATAAACCTAAAATTAATTGCACGTATAACAGCAGTAAAATTGCAATATCCATATTGCTGCTTGTGGCTCTAATACGCGGTTCAAATAGACGGCGTTTGATTAAAATGGTTAGGCCGTAAAAACAAATCAAACCAAACACACCGCCGAGTGTCATGGCAATGAGTTGCTTGTGACCTGCTTCAATACCAAACACATGCCAGATTTCTGCAGGTGTCAGTAAGCCAACAAAGTGACCAAGCAATACCATAATGATACCAATATGGAATGCGCGGCTGCCTTGTTTGAGCTTTTTACTTTCAAGTAGTTGGCTTGAGCCTGTTTTCCATGTGTACTGTTCTCGGTCGTAACGTATTACCGAGCCAATAACAAACACGGCTAAGGCGATGTAGGGATAAATCCCAAAGAAAAAGGTGTTTAAATAACTCATGATGAACTCCTTAACTGGCTTCTTGATTAAAGTCAGTCCAGCTAACTGGAACATATTGATCTTTGCGCTGAGATTCGTCAGGGCGATTGACTGAGCTTGGGCAGTTGGTTGCATCTTGTGCACCAAAAGTTATGGCTTCTTCTTCCCACTCTTTATCAATGGCTTGTTTCGTATCATCGCGTTTTTCACCGTTGATTTGCTTGCGTAATGCATCGAGATCTAAATCACTCTGGGCAAGCTCTAACAGGCTTGAAAAGAGTAATGAGTAGTCACTTTCTCGTTTTTCAAGACGGCATAGTAGCAGGCCAAAAATATGGTCTACTTCGACCAGCCAAGACTGAGCATTTGCTTCGCCTTGGGTTGCTAAGAATTCTAAAAACAGGGGGATGTAGTCAGGTAGTTCATTTTGACTTAACTCTAAACCAGCCTGTTTGTATTGCTCTACTAAGTCGACCATGGCTTGACCACGGTCACGGCTTTCGCCGTGAACATGTTCAAAAAGCCACAGACCAAGCGCGCGTCCACGTTCAAATAATCCGTCATACTCGGCTTGCCAGTCGAGTATGTCTTTTTCACATTGTGAAGTGATAAAAGCACAGACAGCACGTTGATTTTGTTCTGTTAGTGAACTTTGTTTAAGGGTACTGATTAGCTCATCTTTCGCTTGTATAAGCTCAGGAGTTGGATAATCAAGTAAATGAGAAAATACACTTAAAACTTGCATAACTTACTCCTTGATCTCAACAGGGATGATCTGTTTCACAGTTGCTTTTTTCGCGCCAAATAAGTTCACCCCATTGTTACCATCGCTACAGCCATTACCAAAGCTAAAACCACAGCCATTTTTCATATCATAGGCATTCTCAGCATATGACTTATGACTGGTTGGTATCACAAAGCGGTCTTCGTAATTGGCAATCGCCATATAACGATACATTTGCTCAACTTGGTCAGCGCTTAGTCCAACTTGCTGAAGTACGCCGAGATCTTCAACACCATCGACTTGTTGTGAGCGTTTGAAAGCGCGCATTGCAATCATACGTTCAAGTGCTCGAACAACCGGTTTCTCATCACCTGCAGTTAGCAAGTTGGCGAGGTAGCGCATCGGGATACGTAATGATTTCAAGTCAGGAATAACGCCATTCATACCAACATGGCCGGCCTCTGTTGCTGATTGAATCGGTGACAATGGTGGGATATACCAAACCATTGGCAAGGTTCTGTATTCAGGGTGCAGAGGCAGCGCTACTTTCCAGTCCATTGCCATTTTATAGACAGGAGATTGACGTGCTGACTCTAACCAATTTTCAGGGATCCCTTCTTTGCGTGCTGCTTCAATGACCTCTGGATCGTTCGGATCTAAGAACATACTGAGCTGTGCAGGGTATAGGTCTTGCTCATTCGCTACACTGGCAACTTCTTCTATGCGGTCTGCATCGTAGAGTAGGACGCCTAAGTAACGAATTCGACCTACACAGGTTTCAGCACACACTGTCGGTTGACCCGCTTCGATTCGAGGAAAACAGAAAATACATTTTTCTGATTTACCCGATTTCCAGTTGTAGTAAATTTTCTTATACGGACAACCTGATACACACATCCGCCAGCCACGGCATTTGTCTTGGTCAATTAACACAATGCCATCTTCTTCGCGTTTATAAATTGCACCAGAAGGGCAGCTAGCAACACAGGCAGGATTGATGCAGTGCTCACACAGTCGTGGCAAATACATCATGAAGGTTTTTTCAAACTGCCCATAAATGTCTTTTTGTACTACGTCATCAAAGTTTTTATCTTTTTTACGCTCTGAGAACTCAGTACCGAGAATTTCTTCCCAGTTAGGTCCCCAATTGATTTTCTCCATACGCTGACCCGTAATTAACGAGCGAGGACGAGCAACCGGTTGGTGCTTGCTATCAGGTGCGTTATGCAGGTGTTGATAATCAAAATCAAACGGTTCGTAGTAATCATCAATTTCGGGCAAATCTGGATTAGCAAAAATATTGGCTAATAAACGACGCTTATTACCCTGTTTGGGCTCTAATACGCCTTTGCTATTGCGTTTCCAGCCACCATTCCATTTGCTTTGATTTTCCCACTCTT includes the following:
- a CDS encoding DUF342 domain-containing protein, which encodes MFKLAHNGNILLDVHEHSPPSAAFIIEALEKSSFCECRVDHDAINNFFKTDMKERTLVVASKHDASLEITLSDDKMLATGELTLAEGGTIMSLENAKKELIKAGVARGYKQAYLEKLLQQQLELPAGEKVKGVVAKGRLPVDGQPSKLVPQVETLKDRLKKPTLREDGTVDMRDFGKLASVEPGVLLVKQIPATPGKEGFTVTGDVLPAKAGESSALVAGEGTEISKNNPLELVSAISGVPVDIANGMRVDDIFTIADVNVKSGHVDFEGSVIVTHNVEPGMRINAKGDITVMGTVESGHLSAIGDITIKQGVIGHQLDDKTLSCNIISQGDIHLSHGQYSYLEANNIIIERQSSHCIMKAKKLLQVGQEDNPQGKLFGGEILDAQIILAGEIGNESGAKMVVNLAASGADVTAETDQCLKDLAQTDSQLDTLQEAIEKADQVKDAEKKKLLLAKIGATQNHYCQQAEQLEKKLSSLEHHLHDLLEDAELVVNKALHSGVEIHIFDKVLRTNRQYPPCKVKLEENKIEVEFKTS
- a CDS encoding RidA family protein; translation: MNKSFISTDNAPAAIGTYSQAVKVGTAVYLSGQIPLVPETMEVISEDFTEQTHQVFKNLTAVCQAAGGQIQDMVKVNIFLTDLSNFAIVNDVMSQYFKQPYPARAAIGVRALPKGVQVEIDGIMELPSTN
- the spoT gene encoding bifunctional GTP diphosphokinase/guanosine-3',5'-bis pyrophosphate 3'-pyrophosphohydrolase, translated to MYLFEGLKKKISEYLSPADIELVQKAYVVAREAHEGQTRSSGEPYITHPVEVTQILAGMHLDHETLMAALMHDVIEDTDFSQQDLAEIFGDTVAELVEGVSKLDKLSFKDKKEFQAENYRKMIMAMTQDIRVILIKLADRTHNMRTLGALRPDKRRRIARETLEIYAPIANRLGIHDIKNELEDLGFQALYPMRHRALKSEVVKARGNRKEVISNIKSEIEARLEEAGIDATISGREKHLYSIYKKMLNKELSFNEVMDIYAFRINVDSMDTCYRVLGVAHNLYKPIETRFKDYIAVPKTNGYQSLHTSLVGPHGIPVEIQIRTHDMDHMADKGVAAHWMYKKAGDSAGHTAQQRARQWMQSLLELQQSAGSSFEFVENVKTELFPEEIYVFTPDGRIVELPMGATAVDFAYAVHTDVGNTCVGARVNRKPHPLSKALDTGQTVEVITSSGAHPNATWLNFVVTGKARLGIRNYLKSQQHEEAMLLGRRLLDSALGEHKLDDIPDENIQRVLTEHELNTVLELLVEIGSGNLMSVLIAKRLVQEETDDLNDIAKKAKATIIGTEGMLVNYSKCCRPVPGDAITAHISQGKGLTVHRQECKNIRGWEKERSKYLVVKWDDNPEKEYIAALRIEIINHQGALAKLTNVVASTQANIVEIATDEKESNLYMIDLGITVKNRVHVANIMRRIRVMPDVQRVYRKK
- the rpoZ gene encoding DNA-directed RNA polymerase subunit omega, with the translated sequence MARVTVEDAVDAIGNRFDLILVAARRARQIAVGGKDPLVDAENDKPTVIALREIEKGLVDSSSMDLIDREEQQHQEAAEMAAVAAIVGGNQ
- the gmk gene encoding guanylate kinase; this encodes MAQTRGNLFILSAPSGAGKSSLISALLNKHSDMKVSVSHTTRSPRPGEENGVHYHFVSVEEFKALIDKNDFFEWAQVFDNYYGTSKKAIETQLDAGIDVFLDIDWQGAQQIRKLVDDVETIFILPPSKEELESRLNNRGQDSAEVIAGRMAKAQSETSHYNEYDYVVVNDDFDTALAEIETIVMAKRLSLKSQTIRHQELLNALLK
- a CDS encoding peptidylprolyl isomerase — translated: MINVNQHTISETQILNEMQYHPADDHRAAMVEAAQSLIIGELLQQRAQALNINLDTHASDTDEQRQNKLLEKLIVAEVQLPRASATECEHYYQQNKTKFTTPPLIAAKHILLAAPSSDEKARSNALNQAESLLSALSEGASFSELAQQNSKCDSAQLGGQLGQITKGQTVSEFERQVFSAEVGLIAHPIETRFGYHLVYVDHKEPGLQLPFEAVKSRIEDYLNKKVERKAIAQYIQLLIADADIEGFDFNVSSSPLVQ
- the narI gene encoding respiratory nitrate reductase subunit gamma, producing MSYLNTFFFGIYPYIALAVFVIGSVIRYDREQYTWKTGSSQLLESKKLKQGSRAFHIGIIMVLLGHFVGLLTPAEIWHVFGIEAGHKQLIAMTLGGVFGLICFYGLTILIKRRLFEPRIRATSSNMDIAILLLLYVQLILGLLSIFVSANHLDGTEMLLLMSWAQNIVTFDLTEATAAITQVHWIYKLHVALGMTLFVVFPFSRLVHIASVPVQYLSRNYQVVRSKS
- the narJ gene encoding nitrate reductase molybdenum cofactor assembly chaperone; protein product: MQVLSVFSHLLDYPTPELIQAKDELISTLKQSSLTEQNQRAVCAFITSQCEKDILDWQAEYDGLFERGRALGLWLFEHVHGESRDRGQAMVDLVEQYKQAGLELSQNELPDYIPLFLEFLATQGEANAQSWLVEVDHIFGLLLCRLEKRESDYSLLFSSLLELAQSDLDLDALRKQINGEKRDDTKQAIDKEWEEEAITFGAQDATNCPSSVNRPDESQRKDQYVPVSWTDFNQEAS
- the narH gene encoding nitrate reductase subunit beta; amino-acid sequence: MKVRAQIGMVLNLDKCIGCHTCSITCKNVWTSREGVEYAWFNNVETKPGIGYPKEWENQSKWNGGWKRNSKGVLEPKQGNKRRLLANIFANPDLPEIDDYYEPFDFDYQHLHNAPDSKHQPVARPRSLITGQRMEKINWGPNWEEILGTEFSERKKDKNFDDVVQKDIYGQFEKTFMMYLPRLCEHCINPACVASCPSGAIYKREEDGIVLIDQDKCRGWRMCVSGCPYKKIYYNWKSGKSEKCIFCFPRIEAGQPTVCAETCVGRIRYLGVLLYDADRIEEVASVANEQDLYPAQLSMFLDPNDPEVIEAARKEGIPENWLESARQSPVYKMAMDWKVALPLHPEYRTLPMVWYIPPLSPIQSATEAGHVGMNGVIPDLKSLRIPMRYLANLLTAGDEKPVVRALERMIAMRAFKRSQQVDGVEDLGVLQQVGLSADQVEQMYRYMAIANYEDRFVIPTSHKSYAENAYDMKNGCGFSFGNGCSDGNNGVNLFGAKKATVKQIIPVEIKE